The genomic DNA CAAAACCATGTGAGATTTTAATCTGACTAGTCTTCGCTTCTCCTTTTAGTTTTTTGGACGTAGAGGATGGCTTAACAGTTACATTTAGAGTTTTTCCTAAATTTCCTTCGAGTGGAAGTGGATCAAAAGTAAATCTTTTTTGATAAGGAATATAATTTAAATTTGTTAAATCTACTTTTTCCCCATCCAACGTTGCTGACACTTCAAAATCATCTTTTGTTATTCCAGCAACAAATTGATCAAATTCAACTGAGATACTAGCTTGAGTAGCTTTTATATTCTTAATGCTTGTTTGCTCTTGCTGGGAAATACTTTCATTGATTAGCTCTCCACCTACAGTTACAGTTGTACCATTATTTAAGACTACATTTTGCGGTCTAGTTGATAAAGTAGAACCGTTCACGTTAATTTCAGCCGTATTAATTCTACCTGTACCCAATACCGTTGCCACTGCATTTAATACAAGGGTTCTAATATCCGTTTGTTCATTTAAATGTAAACGAACATTCGTTGCTCTGGAATTGATTGTTTCAAATGTACCTATTAATTCAACAGATAAATTTTCGTTTGTCGTTTGTAAAGTTTCACTTACTGTTATATCTGTAAATCCATCTGCATTTTCATCAAGATTTTGTTCTTCGATTTTACCATAAGATTCAAGTTGTACTTCTACTACTCTCGTACTTCCGCTTGCAACAATTCGAACTGCACCATTATTTTTATTAACAATAACAGTTGCTAGAACGGAATCCTCAAAGTGGATGCTATTTGCTCCACCACCTCTAACATAAGTAGTTCCTTCGACCTTTACATTTTTGAGGTTTACTTCTCCATCTCCAACATTTTCTGTAATAATAAGATCGCCCTTAATAACCATATTTTTTAACGTAACACCATCTGCTGAAATCGTTACATTGCCATTCACTTCTCTTGTTCCTGTTGCAGGTCCATAAATTCCAGCTGTATCATATGTAGTACGATTATCTGGTGTTGGATTCGGATTCGGTGTTGGATTAGGAGTAGGTGTTGGTGAAGGATCAGTACCTTTCTTCTCATTATATTTTTTTGTTACATTTTCAATTTTTTCTTTTAAGTTACCGTAGAGCTTTGATTCTTTTTGTAATTTTCCTAGTTTTATCCCTTCTTCTGCAAGAGAGTTTGCTAAATTTACATATTTTTTTGCATCTTCTAAATTGTTTTCTTGAAGAGCCTTTTCGGCACGATCAAGCTGCATTTTAATAGAAACAGGGTATAAAGCCTGCTCTTTAACAGCTTCTGCTGACTCTTTATATAGTTTTCTAATTGCATCACGTGTAGTTTTCCCATATACACGATCTAATAGAAATGATTGCTTTTTTATTTCATTAGATAATTGGTGATAAGCTATTACCGTTTCGTCGTCAATGACATTTGCACTTAACTTTTCTACAAGTTCTCTTTTCTTTTCATCAATTTTCTTACCTGCGTTTACAGCGTCTATGTAAGCAACAGCTCTTCCAGTTTTTCCGGGTGTTGTACTTATGTATAATTCCACGTTTTGCTGCAGACGAGCTTCAAAAATTGTTTTTTCTTTACCTTTTAATTTACTCACTGCTTCTTTTGCTTTTTTATAAGCAGCCTTCGTTTTATTGTATATATCCCAAGGAATTTGTGTAAGATCTTTGTTTGTACCCTCAACAGAAATAGCCCATTTTAAACTCCCGGCATAACTCTCTGCTTGTTTGACAAGCTTTTCAACTTCTTGATTTTGTGATGCTGCAGCTACTGGCAAACTAGTAACAAAGGCACTAGACATGACAGTAGAAGCAATAAGAATTTTCGAACTCTTTTTGCTTTTTTTCATCTAGAATCCTCCTTTAGTTACAAAATCTTACTTTATTATAAATAAAAAATAAGGAAAATGATACTATTTTTCTAAATATTTTTACAATTTTCATTTCTTAATACCTAAAAAACCATGTATCTAGATAAATGAAAAGGTGGCTCATCTAAGACAAGCCACCAAAAGTACTATAAATAGATATTTTGTTGAGAACAACGATAAATTCGCGTGTTTGAAATGTTTTCCCTACAAGTTCGCATAGTGTAACATCTTTTAATAGACTTGCTACAAGTCTTTTCTTAATAGCATTTTCTGATAGTAACTATTTTAACGGCTAACAAAAAAATAAACAGCCTCCCGCTGAAAAAGATTCAGCAGGAGGCTTTCCTGTTTACTTCGCGTTTCGGCTATGCCATTTCCAAGCACTAGCGATAATCTCTTCAAGTGAATATTCCGCTTTCCAGCCAAGTTCTTCGTAGATTTTTTGCGATGAAGCGACAAGGCGGGCCGGGTCACCCGGGCGGCGGTCGGTGTATTCAATTACCGCCTTCCGCCCTGTTACTTTTTCACATGTTTCAATCACTTCTTTAACGGAATAGCCTAAGCCGTTGCCAAGATTGTAGATCGCAGTTTTCTTTTTGCCGTCAAGAAGAGCTTCTAACGCAAGAATATGCGCGCGCGCAAGGTCGGTGACATGGATGTAGTCACGAATGCATGTCCCGTCCGGAGTATCGTAGTCGGTTCCGAAGACAGAGATTTTGTCACGCTGACCTAATAAATGTTGCAACACAATCGGAATTAAATGCGTCTCCGGGTTATGGTCTTCTCCAATTTCCGCTGACTCATGCGCCCCAGCAGCGTTGAAATAGCGAAGGGCGACATAGTTAAGCCCATAAGCAGAGGCAAAGTCCGCTAAAATTTGCTCAACCATTAATTTTGAACGGCCGTATGGATTAATTGGGTTCGTTGAATAATCTTCTGTAATCAATTCAACATTTGGAATTCCATATGTTGCCGCTGTTGATGAAAAGATGAAATTTTTAACATTATATTTCAACATTGTCTCTAGTAACGTTAGTGTTGCTGCAACGTTGTTTTGATAATATTTCAACGGATCAACAACAGATTCACCTACTAAACTATTTGCCGCAAAATGCATGAC from Bacillus methanolicus MGA3 includes the following:
- the galE gene encoding UDP-glucose 4-epimerase GalE yields the protein MILVVGGAGYIGSHLVKELVEKKQVIVLDNLSTGHRYLVDERAVFIQGDLGNRADLDAIFEKYPIKAVMHFAANSLVGESVVDPLKYYQNNVAATLTLLETMLKYNVKNFIFSSTAATYGIPNVELITEDYSTNPINPYGRSKLMVEQILADFASAYGLNYVALRYFNAAGAHESAEIGEDHNPETHLIPIVLQHLLGQRDKISVFGTDYDTPDGTCIRDYIHVTDLARAHILALEALLDGKKKTAIYNLGNGLGYSVKEVIETCEKVTGRKAVIEYTDRRPGDPARLVASSQKIYEELGWKAEYSLEEIIASAWKWHSRNAK